The following coding sequences are from one Plasmodium gaboni strain SY75 chromosome 10, whole genome shotgun sequence window:
- a CDS encoding putative male gamete fusion factor HAP2, translating into MNKRKKTKHLKVNSILRILFYFFLISFLFSNYKLNNYLRTKYPFIQFVYSYSKKKVCTSSTDDSTCRTVVYGDLDVSNNSVLRLKVLRSEGKGYFVTIRRDYVTISYYLKYMKDIPLKYREVVDIFNNHKYEKYTEKQIKDFTHNCSAIKVEDANDTVGDFAPHYYEYTRGESCICPSYHLFKNDNSIKRAKLKCTYFNMLFTDSAIVYSRHCAIMDLFYFSVYEIDYPPIFNTYIDITIQEYTYDDVSGMSLNKHDLVTKEKKYEINDSMSEIRDDYFDLWLFLRGERHGKRTLINLSNDYVVIPSSPLDDADVIETDVMRNCGLKEDNPALKGCDYKHECNIIHPCLVKAMMLPKYLFDLSGKTCNKLGVSLNKWRNSDGNFCGSSAGYCLSENLFKYYYIHKTSVGNKKPSKYKIKNIYGSEPQTKVYTSAKLPNYLKDKVDSNNNKSYDINDIDNKIFYNENAAAHSHFIDYKYNGNHTVEIKFETNALEVHEIRPVSYGTITHITTPKDCSSSQTNSKECILVVHTWNNNKSIGANFSCHVLCVDKSTQQVATHISPISKINAYIDANKNYAFYFIIKFLINKKITSNCTAILKDADGRECSKLSFNLTSKETINVVESGIVVQPVESEAQINKYDSDVTGVSMAPTDKCDCYLNLLCYILNLNTCVSYYTKLIKDYLGRFVTIAILIFLAPSLIPLLPFIIKFFISCASIPMKLFANFSSWMESKKKSNNNRKQNKNYFQRKYENFKTKRTNMKKKKSTSSSVSSLTTVSSISSNNTMQSDIKKDVSFNGVKSNRYNKENHKNKKKKQTRNHNKYSGTSIESTLTNTSPSSIPDNLSESHITSNSNKNNYSSKKKNKYNMPYKKEHSRKSKRKKSMGISEYSS; encoded by the exons atgaacaaaagGAAAAAGACAAAACACTTAAAAGTTAATTCTATATTGAGaatacttttttattttttccttatttcttttctttttagtaattataaattaaataattatctAAGAACAAAATATCCATTCATTCAATTTGTATATTCTtattctaaaaaaaaagtatgTACATCATCTACAGATGATTCCACATGTCGTACTGTCGTTTATGGAGATTTAGATGTTTCTAATAATTCG GTGTTAAGGTTAAAGGTTTTAAGGTCTGAAGGGAAAGGGTATTTTGTTACTATTCGAAGAGACTATGTAACAATATCTTACTAtctaaaatatatgaaagATATTCCTTTAAAGTATAGAGAAGTAgtagatatatttaataatcataaatatgaaaaatatacagaaaaacaaataaaGGATTTTACTCATAATTGTAGTGCTATTAAAGTCGAAGATGCAAATGATACTGTAGGAGATTTTGCACCtcattattatgaatatacaAGAGGAGAATCGTGTATATGCCCTTCATATCatctttttaaaaatgacAATTCAATAAAAAGAGCAAAATTAAAGTGCActtattttaatatgttatttaCAGATAGTGCTATAGTGTATAGTCGTCATTGTGCTATAATGgatttgttttatttttcgGTTTATGAAATTGATTACCCTCCCatatttaatacatatatagatataacAATACAAGAATATACATATGATGATGTATCAGGTATGTCACTGAATAAACATGATTTAGTaacaaaagaaaagaaatatgaaataaatgatTCAATGTCTGAAATAAGAGATGATTATTTTGATCTTTGGTTATTTTTAAGAGGCGAAAGACATGGAAAAAGAActttaattaatttatcaAATGATTATGTGGTTATTCCATCTTCACCGTTAGATGATGCAGATGTAATAGAAACTGATGTTATGAGAAATTGTGGTTTGAAAGAAGATAATCCAGCTTTAAAAGGATGTGATTATAAACATGaatgtaatattatacatCCGTGTTTAGTAAAAGCAATGATGTTACCAAAATATCTTTTTGATTTAAGTGGTAAAACATGTAATAAATTAGGTGTATCCTTAAATAAATGGAGAAATTCTGATGGAAATTTTTGTGGTTCTTCAGCTGGATATTGTTTATCTGAGAATTtgtttaaatattattacatacATAAAACATCTGTTGGGAATAAAAAACCTTcgaaatataaaattaaaaatatatatgggTCTGAACCACAGACAAAAGTTTATACATCTGCAAAATTACctaattatttaaaagataaggtagatagtaataataataaatcttatgatattaatgatatagataataaaatattttataatgaAAACGCTGCTGCACATAGTCATTTTATTgattacaaatataatgGAAATCATACTGTTGAAATTAAATTTGAAACTAATGCATTAGAAGTGCATGAAATCAGACCTGTATCATATGGAACTATTACTCATATTACTACACCCAAAGATTGTTCATCAAGTCAAACAAATTCTAAAGAATGTATTCTTGTTGTACATACTTggaataataataaaagtataGGAGCTAACTTCTCTTGTCATGTTTTATGTGTTGATAAAAGTACTCAACAAGTAGCAACACATATTAGTCCTATTAGTAAAATAAATGCATATATTGATgcaaataaaaattatgccttttattttattattaaatttttaataaataaaaaaataacaagTAATTGTACAGCAATACTAAAAGATGCTGATGGGAGGGAATGTTCAAAACtttcatttaatttaacATCTAAAGAAACTATAAATGTAGTAGAATCAGGTATAGTAGTACAACCTGTAGAAAGTGAGGctcaaataaataaatatgattCTGATGTAACAGGAGTATCTATGGCTCCAACTGATAAATGTGATTGTTATTTGaatttattatgttatataCTTAATTTGAATACATGCGTTTCATATTATACGAAATTAATTAAAGATTACCTTGGAAGATTTGTAACGATAGCcatattaatttttcttgCACCATCCTTAATACCTCTGTTACCATTTAtcattaaattttttatatcatgTGCATCTATTCCAATGAAATTATTTGCCAACTTTTCTTCTTGGATGgaaagtaaaaaaaaaagtaataataatagaaaacaaaataaaaattatttccaaagaaaatatgaaaatttCAAAACAAAGAGAAcaaatatgaagaaaaaaaaaagtacaTCATCTTCCGTCTCTTCTTTAACAACTGTTTCCAGTATTTCTTCAAATAATACAATGCAGAgtgatataaaaaaggaCGTATCATTTAATGGGGTTAAATCCAATAGGTACAATAAGGAGAATcataaaaacaaaaagaagAAACAAACACGTAACcataataaatatagtGGTACCTCGATAGAGAGTACACTAACAAATACAAGCCCCTCAAGTATACCTGATAATTTAAGTGAATCTCATATAACATCCAATTcaaacaaaaataattattcatcaaaaaaaaaaaacaaatataatatgccatataaaaaagaacatTCCAGGAAAagtaaaagaaaaaaatcTATGGGGATATCTGAATATTCTTCTTAA
- a CDS encoding MO15-related protein kinase → MENNSTERYIFKPNFLGEGSYGKVYKAYDTILKKEVAIKKMKLNKISNYIDDCGINFVLLREIKIMKEIKHKNIMSALDLYCEKDYINLVMEIMDYDLAKIINRKIFLTDSQKKCILLQILNGLNVLHKYYFMHRDLSPANIFINKKGEVKLADFGLCTKYGYDMYSDKLFRDTYKKTLNLTSKVVTLWYRAPELLLGSNKYNSSIDMWSFGCIFAELLLQKALFPGENEIDQLGKIFFLLGTPNENNWPEALCLPLYTEFTKATKKDFKTYFKIDDDDCIDLLMSFLKLNAHERISAEDAMKHRYFFNDPLPCDISQLPFNDL, encoded by the coding sequence atggaaaataattcaacagaaagatatatattcaaGCCTAATTTTTTAGGTGAGGGTTCTTATGGTAAAGTTTATAAGGCATATGATACgattttaaaaaaagaagtTGCAATAAAGAAGATGAAATTAAATAAGATAAGTAATTATATTGATGATTGTGGTataaattttgttttattaagagaaattaaaataatgaaggaaattaaacataaaaatattatgagTGCTTTAGATTTATATTGTGAAAaagattatataaatttagTAATGGAAATAATGGACTATGATTTAGCTAAAATAATTAATCggaaaatttttttaacaGATAGTCAAAAGAAGTGTATACTTTTACAAATTTTAAATGGTCTAAATGtattacataaatattattttatgcATCGAGATTTATCACCAgcaaatatatttataaataaaaaaggagAAGTCAAATTAGCTGATTTTGGTTTATGTACAAAATATGGTTATGATATGTATTCAGATAAACTATTCAGagatacatataaaaaaactTTAAATCTTACAAGCAAAGTTGTTACATTATGGTACAGAGCACCAGAATTATTACTGGGaagtaataaatataattcatCTATTGATATGTGGAGTTTTGGTTGTATTTTTGCTGAACTATTATTACAAAAAGCTCTGTTCCCAGGAGAAAATGAAATTGATCAATTaggaaaaatatttttccttttagGTACTCCTAACGAAAATAATTGGCCAGAAGCTCTTTGTCTTCCTCTATATACAGAATTTACAAAAGCTACAAAAAAAGattttaaaacatattttaaaatagATGATGATGATTGTATTGATTTGTTAATgtcatttttaaaattaaatgcTCATGAACGTATCAGTGCAGAAGACGCTATGAAACAcagatatttttttaatgacCCTTTGCCATGTGATATATCACAATTACCTTTCAATGATTTATAA